One stretch of Candidatus Binatia bacterium DNA includes these proteins:
- the rplS gene encoding 50S ribosomal protein L19, which produces MNPIDKIESEQLKAGVPQFKPGDTVRVHVKVIEGEKERIQVFEGVVLRKSRGANRASFTVRKTSYGIGVERTFPLHSPRLEKIDVVTRGVVRRAKLYYLRKLSGKAARIEEEVTR; this is translated from the coding sequence ATGAACCCGATCGACAAGATCGAAAGCGAGCAGCTGAAAGCCGGTGTTCCTCAGTTCAAGCCCGGCGACACCGTCCGTGTCCACGTCAAGGTCATCGAGGGCGAGAAGGAACGGATCCAGGTATTCGAAGGCGTCGTGCTGCGCAAGAGCCGGGGGGCCAACCGAGCCAGCTTCACGGTGCGAAAGACCTCGTACGGCATCGGCGTGGAGCGGACCTTTCCGCTGCATTCGCCCCGTCTCGAAAAGATCGACGTGGTCACCCGCGGCGTGGTGCGCCGGGCCAAGCTGTACTACCTGCGGAAACTGTCAGGCAAGGCCGCACGCATCGAAGAAGAAGTGACCCGCTGA
- a CDS encoding RNA methyltransferase: MADVYLTLLHHPVLDKNGMLVTTALTNMDIHDISRSARTYGVRAFYVATPVKALHVLAAKIIEHWQTGHGSTYNVTRKDALSLVRLERDLDGVIVAVERESGARPRLVVTSARGGPDRISFPALRAQLDTSPDPHLIVLGTGWGLAPEVTDRADIILEPVCGPTDYNHLSVRAAAAVILDRLRGTGYERPSSAKIQSCEGAP; the protein is encoded by the coding sequence ATGGCTGACGTTTACCTCACCCTGCTGCACCATCCGGTGCTCGACAAGAATGGGATGCTGGTGACAACGGCCTTGACCAACATGGACATCCACGACATCTCCCGCTCCGCACGCACCTACGGGGTGCGGGCCTTCTACGTCGCCACACCGGTCAAGGCATTGCATGTGCTCGCGGCGAAGATCATCGAGCATTGGCAGACGGGCCACGGCAGTACGTACAACGTGACACGTAAGGACGCCCTGAGCCTCGTCAGGCTGGAACGCGATCTCGACGGCGTCATCGTGGCCGTGGAACGCGAGAGCGGGGCGCGGCCGCGCCTGGTCGTGACCTCGGCGCGCGGGGGACCAGACCGGATCAGCTTTCCGGCGCTACGCGCCCAGCTGGATACCAGCCCGGACCCGCACCTCATTGTGCTGGGAACAGGGTGGGGGCTGGCGCCCGAGGTGACGGACCGCGCCGACATCATCCTCGAGCCGGTGTGTGGCCCCACCGATTACAACCACCTGTCGGTCCGCGCGGCCGCTGCCGTCATCCTTGACCGACTGCGTGGCACCGGCTATGAAAGGCCTTCCTCAGCGAAAATCCAGTCCTGCGAGGGAGCGCCATGA